A genomic segment from Nodularia sphaerocarpa UHCC 0038 encodes:
- a CDS encoding alpha/beta fold hydrolase codes for MATIEILGVPHAYELTAPTSYPHALVFIHGWLNSRGYWQPVISRLSVDLQCLSYDLRGFGESKSHPEADFSQGQTNVSLTSDFIDEFSLAFNSIYTPAVYAQDLAALLEQMNITSAWLIGHSLGGTIALWAAAQMPECVKGVICINSGGGIYLKEAFEQFRSAGQKFLQVRPRWLSQLPLIDLLFTRASVARPLERHWARQRVIDFVMADPEAALGALLDSTTEEEVNRLPQLVSQLQQPVYFLAGTDDKVMEPKYVRHLASFHRLFQYTGDNVIEIPDCGHLAMLEQPDAVADHIRSIVNG; via the coding sequence ATGGCAACCATTGAAATCTTGGGCGTTCCACACGCATACGAGCTAACGGCTCCTACTTCCTATCCCCATGCTTTAGTGTTTATCCACGGTTGGCTCAATAGCCGTGGGTATTGGCAACCTGTCATTTCCCGCTTGTCAGTTGATTTGCAGTGCCTGTCTTATGATTTGCGCGGTTTTGGTGAGTCGAAATCCCACCCAGAAGCAGATTTTAGTCAGGGACAAACGAATGTCAGTTTGACTTCTGACTTTATTGATGAGTTTAGTTTGGCTTTTAATTCTATTTATACACCAGCTGTTTATGCTCAGGATTTAGCCGCTCTCCTAGAACAGATGAATATTACTAGTGCTTGGCTGATTGGGCATTCCTTGGGAGGCACAATTGCCCTTTGGGCTGCTGCTCAAATGCCTGAATGTGTTAAGGGAGTTATATGTATCAACTCAGGTGGTGGTATTTATCTCAAAGAAGCCTTTGAACAGTTTCGTTCAGCAGGTCAAAAATTTCTCCAAGTCCGTCCGCGCTGGCTGTCTCAACTACCTTTGATTGATTTGTTATTTACCAGAGCGAGTGTAGCCCGTCCCTTGGAGCGCCATTGGGCGCGTCAGCGAGTGATTGATTTTGTCATGGCTGACCCAGAAGCTGCACTAGGAGCATTGCTAGACTCCACAACTGAGGAAGAAGTTAACCGTTTACCTCAGCTAGTATCTCAATTGCAGCAGCCAGTTTATTTTTTGGCTGGTACTGATGACAAGGTGATGGAACCCAAGTATGTTCGCCATTTAGCTAGTTTTCATCGGCTTTTTCAATATACTGGCGACAATGTGATTGAAATTCCTGATTGTGGTCACTTGGCTATGTTAGAACAGCCTGATGCTGTTGCGGATCATATCAGGTCAATAGTTAATGGTTGA
- a CDS encoding L-threonylcarbamoyladenylate synthase, with the protein MTLVSLVDLIAGARAGLLVSFPTDTVPALAALPEKAPLIFEAKQRSQDKPLILMGASAEDLWPYVQGSENELKIWQEVAHRYWPGGLTLVLPASYKVPKLMNPTDPTTIGIRVPHSAIAQTILAQTGPLATTSANFSGQQPLQKLAEIAAQFPEVLTLEPTKFNGEISGIGVPSTVSKWTGANWQILRQGTVKLIF; encoded by the coding sequence ATGACTCTAGTTTCTTTAGTTGATTTGATCGCCGGCGCACGGGCTGGTTTATTAGTTAGTTTCCCTACAGATACTGTCCCCGCACTCGCAGCTTTACCAGAAAAAGCACCATTAATTTTTGAGGCTAAACAGCGCAGCCAAGATAAACCTCTCATTTTGATGGGGGCTAGTGCAGAGGATTTATGGCCTTATGTTCAAGGTAGTGAAAATGAGTTGAAAATTTGGCAAGAGGTAGCACATAGATATTGGCCGGGAGGGTTGACATTGGTATTACCAGCCAGCTATAAAGTGCCAAAACTGATGAATCCGACTGATCCTACGACAATTGGGATTCGAGTTCCTCACAGTGCGATCGCTCAAACTATTCTGGCACAAACAGGCCCTCTTGCCACCACTAGCGCTAATTTTTCAGGGCAACAACCTTTACAAAAGTTAGCAGAAATTGCCGCGCAGTTCCCTGAAGTTCTGACTCTGGAACCGACAAAATTTAACGGCGAAATTTCTGGAATTGGTGTACCTTCCACTGTGAGTAAATGGACAGGGGCGAACTGGCAAATTTTGCGCCAAGGTACAGTTAAATTAATTTTTTAG
- the gmk gene encoding guanylate kinase, which yields MMQVLPIQSDAPTKESPCPGRLIVLTGPSGVGKGTLMQEMLKRHPELYYSVSVTTRSPRPGEINGENYYFISRSKFEQLVEQGEFLEWAEFAGNYYGTPREAVLNQVQSGKLVVLEIELEGARQIRASFPSALSIFILPPSLNELESRIRGRAQDSEEAIARRLYRAQAEIQAADEFDVQIVNDDLETALQGIEATLFG from the coding sequence ATGATGCAAGTTTTACCGATCCAGAGTGATGCTCCCACCAAAGAAAGCCCCTGTCCAGGTAGGCTCATTGTTTTAACTGGCCCCAGTGGGGTCGGTAAAGGCACTTTAATGCAAGAGATGTTAAAACGTCATCCAGAACTTTACTATTCTGTATCCGTGACGACTCGTTCTCCTCGTCCAGGAGAAATTAACGGCGAAAATTATTACTTTATTAGCCGCAGTAAGTTTGAACAATTAGTGGAGCAAGGTGAATTCTTGGAGTGGGCAGAATTTGCTGGTAATTATTACGGTACTCCCCGTGAAGCTGTGCTTAACCAAGTTCAATCCGGCAAATTGGTGGTGCTGGAAATTGAGCTAGAAGGAGCAAGACAAATCCGGGCTTCCTTCCCTAGCGCTTTGAGCATTTTTATTTTACCGCCTTCCTTGAATGAATTAGAGAGCCGGATACGTGGCCGCGCCCAAGATTCTGAAGAAGCGATCGCTCGTCGCCTATACCGCGCCCAAGCCGAAATCCAAGCCGCAGACGAATTTGATGTTCAAATCGTTAATGACGATTTAGAAACCGCTCTCCAAGGCATAGAAGCCACTTTATTTGGATAG
- a CDS encoding Tic22 family protein produces the protein MKALVRWGATLGLVGSTLLGSVFVGSFPVLALSEQQIKEKLDSVPVYLVTNKEGLPLSRPLPNAEKPGGSVTGVYMSRQEAQSFIKELQGVQGKDPKTQQMVKSLQVTAVPLGVIYQQLQQSKNQSERLLFAFKPVEQEIKGAMELLRQSGQQVNQFTSVPVFAVRFSPEQGYVPIQLTSDKEQLIPLFLSKQDAQGLLTKIKAQYPKADIQVIDIDGVIKTLQDKNDPWLNQVVLVPSQESREYIKTLPTENAPKTAPAKPR, from the coding sequence ATGAAAGCATTAGTTCGCTGGGGCGCAACATTAGGCCTAGTGGGAAGTACTCTACTGGGATCGGTTTTTGTGGGGAGTTTCCCAGTGCTGGCTTTGTCAGAACAGCAAATAAAAGAAAAGTTAGATTCAGTTCCTGTATATCTAGTTACTAATAAAGAAGGTTTACCATTGAGCCGTCCTTTACCAAATGCTGAAAAACCTGGTGGTTCGGTAACAGGTGTTTATATGAGTCGCCAGGAAGCTCAAAGTTTTATTAAGGAACTACAGGGTGTCCAGGGTAAAGACCCGAAAACGCAACAAATGGTGAAAAGCCTACAAGTAACAGCAGTGCCTCTGGGCGTTATTTATCAGCAATTGCAACAAAGTAAAAACCAGTCAGAACGCCTGTTATTTGCCTTTAAACCTGTAGAACAGGAAATCAAGGGGGCGATGGAATTACTGCGTCAAAGTGGTCAACAGGTAAATCAGTTTACCAGTGTGCCTGTTTTTGCTGTGAGATTTTCACCAGAGCAGGGTTATGTGCCAATTCAACTGACATCTGACAAAGAGCAATTGATTCCTTTGTTTTTAAGTAAGCAAGATGCACAAGGCTTGTTAACCAAAATCAAGGCCCAGTATCCCAAAGCGGATATTCAGGTAATAGACATAGATGGGGTGATTAAAACCTTACAGGATAAAAATGATCCTTGGCTAAACCAAGTTGTTTTAGTCCCATCCCAAGAATCTAGAGAATATATCAAAACTTTGCCTACAGAAAACGCACCTAAAACTGCACCAGCGAAACCACGTTAA
- a CDS encoding GNAT family N-acetyltransferase gives MGFWKTWFNSPESLATSKTTSFEERTGSVAGESSPNSASEASGKETRIVFSTERDIDLYELEELCDAVGWSRRPLRKVKKAIEHSFLVASMWQVRGNKKRLIGFARATSDHAFNATIWDVVVHPDFQGQGLGKALMKYVLKKLRSEEISNVTLFADPHVLDFYRGMGFMSDPEGIKGMFWYPH, from the coding sequence ATGGGTTTTTGGAAAACTTGGTTTAATAGTCCTGAGTCTCTCGCGACCAGTAAAACAACTTCTTTTGAAGAACGTACAGGATCTGTTGCGGGCGAATCTAGCCCCAATAGCGCTAGCGAAGCTTCTGGGAAGGAGACTCGCATCGTCTTTAGTACGGAGCGAGATATTGACCTCTATGAACTAGAGGAACTTTGTGATGCAGTTGGTTGGTCACGTCGTCCCTTAAGAAAAGTAAAAAAAGCCATTGAGCATAGTTTTCTCGTCGCCTCTATGTGGCAAGTGCGAGGAAACAAAAAAAGGCTCATTGGTTTCGCTCGTGCTACCTCAGACCATGCGTTTAATGCCACTATTTGGGATGTGGTAGTTCACCCGGACTTTCAAGGTCAAGGACTGGGTAAGGCGCTGATGAAATACGTACTCAAAAAACTTAGAAGTGAAGAGATTAGCAATGTGACTCTGTTTGCTGATCCTCATGTTCTAGATTTTTACCGGGGTATGGGTTTCATGTCAGACCCAGAAGGCATTAAAGGTATGTTTTGGTATCCGCACTAA
- the psaJ gene encoding photosystem I reaction center subunit IX: MAEEKGAQSSYFITFLSTAPVAATIWLTITAGILIEFNRFFPDLLFHPLP, translated from the coding sequence ATGGCAGAAGAAAAAGGCGCTCAATCGTCCTATTTCATCACATTTCTTTCTACAGCTCCAGTGGCGGCTACTATTTGGCTCACCATTACAGCCGGGATTTTGATTGAATTTAACCGCTTTTTCCCCGACTTACTTTTCCACCCACTACCATAA
- a CDS encoding transglutaminase TgpA family protein — MATDIAASTQFSLWAVPLSIVGTGWSYYSRRSANIPVKFCIAIGMLITLVAFFGRLVGELNDTRLALAELLIQLQILHSFDMPRRKSLGYSIVIGLILLGVAATLSQTLAFAPMLLLFLAIALPTLVLNYRSQIGIQQLKIKNKKFDQQNSSILNLKFLTFNFLLVVGLGLAIFAVLPRFPGYQLRNFPVSAPINVQDDFTGRRIINPGYVREGRGSDQGTGSGDGQSQTGEPGNVDNNFYYGFNSQMNQNLRGEMTPKVVMRVRSQVEGFWRVLAFDRYTGKGWEISRNDDVATHRRSAWSYQIRLPLPLFIGRSREVVQTYTVVSDLPNLIPAMSHPKEVYYPAAVIAVDQENGLRSPVGLSEGLTYTVVSQVPYRDRTLLGQASTKYPPEIKNYYLQTPTEITEKVRQRTEEILNNYNQERIANSAKTLDSPYEKALYLAQYLKQNYSIPENPLGLPFLSEDEDLVEAFLFKHKGGYPDHFSTVLTVMLRSIGIPSRLVAGFSPGEFNPFTGMYVVRNTDAYAMTEVYFPRYGWFAFDPIPNHPLIPPSIEDIQTFSVLRQFWQWVASWLPTPVKGFFNTLFGIIFSWLIRAIAWFLALFFQGWLGVLTGLILATTTAFFAWLGWGQWREWLKRRWLKKLPPMENLYQQMLLWLAEKGLGKHPAQTPLEYASVSHQHHPPATAQVIDEISQAYVDWRYGGHSPNLNQLRQKWQELKKTTKY; from the coding sequence ATGGCAACTGACATTGCTGCCTCGACTCAATTCAGTCTCTGGGCTGTGCCGTTAAGTATAGTCGGTACGGGCTGGAGTTATTACAGTCGCCGCAGTGCTAATATTCCAGTTAAGTTCTGCATCGCCATCGGAATGTTAATTACACTAGTTGCTTTCTTTGGGCGGTTGGTGGGAGAGTTGAACGATACGCGATTGGCTTTGGCAGAGTTATTAATTCAACTGCAAATACTCCACAGCTTTGATATGCCCCGGCGCAAAAGCTTGGGCTATTCCATAGTTATAGGGTTGATTTTATTAGGTGTGGCAGCAACACTCAGCCAAACTCTGGCTTTTGCCCCAATGTTGCTGTTATTTCTGGCGATCGCCTTGCCGACTTTAGTATTAAACTATCGCTCACAGATCGGCATTCAGCAATTAAAAATAAAAAATAAAAAGTTCGATCAGCAGAATTCTTCAATTTTAAATTTAAAATTCTTAACTTTCAATTTTTTGCTGGTTGTCGGGCTTGGTCTGGCAATTTTTGCAGTTTTACCGCGATTCCCAGGCTATCAGCTGCGGAATTTTCCGGTCAGCGCCCCGATTAATGTCCAGGATGATTTTACAGGTCGGAGGATTATTAATCCTGGTTATGTCCGTGAAGGTAGGGGCAGTGATCAAGGTACTGGGAGTGGCGATGGACAAAGCCAAACAGGTGAACCAGGCAATGTTGATAATAACTTTTATTACGGTTTTAATAGCCAGATGAACCAGAACCTGCGGGGAGAAATGACACCCAAGGTAGTGATGCGGGTGCGATCGCAGGTTGAAGGATTTTGGCGAGTTTTGGCATTTGACCGCTACACCGGGAAAGGATGGGAGATTTCCCGCAATGATGACGTTGCTACCCACAGGCGATCAGCTTGGTCATACCAAATTCGTCTGCCTTTACCACTATTTATTGGTCGTAGTCGAGAAGTAGTGCAAACTTACACAGTGGTGTCAGATTTGCCTAACTTGATTCCGGCTATGTCTCATCCCAAAGAAGTCTATTATCCCGCCGCGGTTATTGCTGTTGATCAAGAAAATGGTCTGCGATCGCCTGTAGGATTATCAGAAGGATTGACCTACACTGTGGTTTCGCAAGTACCATACCGCGATCGCACTTTATTAGGACAGGCTTCTACTAAATATCCCCCGGAAATTAAAAATTATTATTTACAAACTCCCACGGAAATTACCGAAAAAGTTCGCCAACGGACTGAAGAAATCCTGAATAATTACAACCAAGAACGCATAGCCAATTCTGCTAAAACCCTAGATTCACCTTATGAAAAAGCTCTCTATCTAGCGCAGTACCTCAAACAAAACTACTCTATTCCCGAAAATCCTTTAGGACTGCCTTTTTTGAGCGAAGACGAAGACTTGGTAGAAGCTTTTTTGTTCAAACACAAAGGCGGCTATCCCGACCACTTTTCCACAGTTCTCACGGTGATGCTGCGTTCTATTGGTATCCCGTCCAGATTGGTAGCTGGTTTTAGTCCAGGAGAGTTCAATCCATTTACGGGGATGTACGTTGTCCGCAACACAGATGCGTACGCGATGACAGAAGTTTATTTCCCTCGATATGGCTGGTTTGCTTTTGACCCCATTCCCAATCATCCTTTGATTCCTCCTTCTATTGAGGATATTCAAACTTTTAGTGTGTTGCGGCAGTTTTGGCAATGGGTAGCCAGTTGGTTACCAACACCTGTGAAAGGATTTTTCAATACCTTGTTTGGGATCATATTTAGCTGGTTAATTAGAGCGATCGCTTGGTTTTTGGCTTTATTCTTTCAAGGTTGGCTAGGTGTATTAACTGGCTTAATATTGGCAACAACCACAGCATTTTTTGCTTGGCTAGGTTGGGGACAGTGGCGAGAATGGTTGAAACGTCGTTGGTTGAAAAAATTACCACCGATGGAAAATCTATATCAGCAAATGCTCCTATGGTTAGCTGAAAAAGGTTTGGGTAAGCATCCAGCACAGACACCCCTAGAATATGCCAGCGTATCACACCAGCATCACCCCCCAGCAACGGCTCAGGTAATAGATGAAATTTCCCAAGCTTATGTAGACTGGCGTTATGGTGGTCATTCACCTAACTTGAATCAACTGCGACAAAAATGGCAAGAACTGAAAAAGACAACTAAATATTGA
- a CDS encoding photosystem I reaction center protein subunit XI — protein sequence MAQAVNSSKNRPSDPRNREVVSPAGRDPQQGNLETPINSSPLIKWFINNLPAYRQGLNPSRRGLEVGMAHGYLLFGPFAKLGPLRNATNANLAGLLAAIGLVVILTACLSLYANSNPAKALASVTVPNPPVDAFNSKESWNNFASSFLIGGIGGAVVAYFLTSNLGLIQALLG from the coding sequence ATGGCGCAAGCAGTAAATTCATCGAAAAATCGCCCCAGCGATCCTAGAAATCGTGAAGTTGTTTCTCCAGCAGGTCGTGATCCTCAGCAAGGAAACCTAGAAACCCCGATTAATTCCTCTCCATTGATTAAGTGGTTCATCAATAACTTGCCCGCCTATCGTCAAGGTCTCAATCCTTCTAGACGTGGCTTAGAAGTGGGCATGGCTCATGGTTACTTGCTATTTGGGCCTTTCGCTAAATTGGGACCTCTACGTAATGCAACTAATGCCAATTTAGCTGGTTTACTGGCAGCAATCGGTTTGGTTGTGATTCTCACTGCCTGCCTATCTTTGTATGCTAATAGCAATCCCGCCAAAGCACTTGCCAGTGTAACTGTTCCCAACCCACCAGTAGACGCTTTTAACTCCAAAGAAAGCTGGAATAATTTTGCCAGTTCTTTCTTGATTGGTGGCATTGGTGGCGCAGTAGTCGCTTATTTCTTGACTAGCAATTTGGGACTGATTCAAGCTCTATTGGGTTAA
- the rnc gene encoding ribonuclease III, with product MNQLLNFHNEKLLRQALTHRSFVNENPGEKHNERLEFLGDALLTFISGEYLYTRYPDMAEDQMTRRRSALVDEKQLAKFAIEVGLDFKMRLGRGAIQDGGFQSPNLLSSAFESVVGAYYLDCDRNIEKIRPILEDLFNSVPEAIMEIRSTVDSKNRFQEWVQAKFGSVLPKYHTERIGGEDHAPEYLAQVWVGNQLYGEGKARGKKEAEKRSAENALSNLKKQGLI from the coding sequence ATGAATCAATTGTTAAATTTTCACAACGAAAAGCTTTTGCGACAAGCGTTGACTCACCGTTCCTTTGTCAACGAAAATCCTGGGGAAAAGCATAATGAGCGCTTGGAGTTTTTAGGTGATGCCTTACTGACTTTTATCAGTGGGGAGTATCTTTATACACGCTATCCAGATATGGCAGAAGATCAAATGACTCGCCGCAGATCGGCATTAGTTGATGAGAAGCAACTGGCTAAATTTGCGATTGAAGTCGGTTTAGATTTCAAAATGCGCTTGGGAAGAGGAGCGATTCAGGATGGCGGGTTTCAAAGTCCCAATTTATTGAGTAGCGCCTTTGAATCAGTGGTGGGAGCGTATTATTTAGATTGCGATCGCAATATTGAAAAAATTCGTCCCATTCTTGAAGATTTATTTAACTCTGTCCCCGAAGCGATTATGGAAATCCGTTCTACTGTCGATTCAAAAAATCGATTCCAAGAGTGGGTACAGGCAAAATTTGGATCTGTACTACCCAAGTATCATACCGAACGCATCGGAGGCGAGGATCATGCTCCAGAATATCTGGCTCAGGTTTGGGTTGGTAATCAGCTTTACGGAGAAGGAAAAGCTCGTGGTAAGAAGGAGGCTGAAAAACGATCTGCGGAAAATGCCTTATCTAATCTCAAAAAACAGGGTTTAATTTAG
- the remA gene encoding extracellular matrix/biofilm regulator RemA, translated as MEIQLINIGFGNIVSANRVVAIVSPESAPIKRIITDARDRGQLVDATYGRRTRAVIITDSSHVILSAIQPETVANRFVISREHHTVEN; from the coding sequence ATGGAAATACAATTAATCAACATTGGTTTCGGTAACATCGTGTCTGCCAACCGAGTAGTTGCCATCGTTAGTCCAGAATCCGCCCCCATTAAACGGATTATTACCGATGCACGGGACAGAGGTCAACTAGTGGATGCAACTTACGGACGCCGGACAAGGGCTGTAATTATCACTGATTCCAGCCACGTAATTCTTTCGGCGATTCAACCGGAAACAGTAGCGAATCGGTTTGTGATATCCCGCGAGCATCACACTGTCGAAAACTGA
- a CDS encoding Photosystem I reaction center subunit III — MRRLFALILAICLWSNFAPPAQALGANLVPCKDSPAFQELAKNARNTTADPESGRKRFERYSQALCGPEGYPHLIVDGRLDRAGDFLIPSILFLYIAGWIGWVGRAYLQAIKKLSDTEAKEIQIDLGLALPIIASGFAWPVAALKELVSGELTAKDSEITVSPR; from the coding sequence ATGAGACGATTGTTTGCTTTGATTTTAGCGATTTGTCTTTGGTCTAATTTTGCCCCCCCAGCCCAAGCGCTTGGTGCTAATTTAGTCCCCTGTAAAGACTCTCCCGCGTTTCAAGAGCTAGCAAAGAATGCCCGTAACACCACTGCCGACCCCGAATCTGGGAGAAAGCGGTTTGAGCGTTATTCACAGGCACTGTGTGGTCCAGAAGGTTATCCTCACTTAATTGTTGATGGTCGCCTAGATCGGGCTGGTGACTTCTTAATTCCCAGCATTCTCTTTTTGTATATTGCTGGTTGGATTGGTTGGGTAGGCCGTGCTTACCTACAAGCCATCAAAAAGTTATCAGATACCGAAGCCAAAGAAATCCAAATCGATCTTGGTTTGGCTCTACCCATTATCGCCTCAGGCTTTGCTTGGCCTGTAGCAGCGCTTAAAGAACTTGTTTCAGGCGAATTAACGGCTAAAGATTCAGAAATTACTGTTTCTCCTCGTTAA
- the tsaD gene encoding tRNA (adenosine(37)-N6)-threonylcarbamoyltransferase complex transferase subunit TsaD, whose product MATVLAIETSCDETAVAIVNNREVYSSIVASQIAVHSQYGGVVPEVASRQHLETINEAIAQALEQAKLNWEQIDGIAATCAPGLVGALLVGLTAAKTLAMLHKKPFLGVHHLEGHIYATYLSEPTLNPPFLSLLVSGGHTSLIYVKDCGVYETLGETRDDAAGEAFDKVARLLKLGYPGGPVIDQLAQTGNPRAFTLPEGKVSLAGGGYHRYDSSFSGLKTAVLRLVQQLEKDEKPVPVTDLAASFQETVARSLTKRAIACALDYNLNTIAIGGGVAANSSLRKILQTTAAEHNLRVLFPPLKYCTDNAAMIACAASHHLSLGHTSPLTLGVESRLPLNQIMKLY is encoded by the coding sequence ATGGCAACTGTTTTAGCAATAGAAACCAGCTGCGATGAAACTGCCGTCGCAATTGTGAATAATCGTGAAGTTTATAGCAGTATTGTAGCTTCCCAAATTGCAGTTCATAGTCAATATGGCGGGGTAGTGCCAGAGGTGGCATCCCGGCAACATTTAGAAACGATCAATGAGGCGATCGCCCAAGCACTAGAGCAAGCCAAACTGAACTGGGAGCAAATCGATGGTATTGCCGCCACCTGCGCCCCTGGACTCGTAGGAGCGCTGTTGGTGGGGTTAACTGCTGCTAAAACTTTAGCCATGTTACACAAAAAGCCATTTTTGGGAGTGCATCACCTCGAAGGTCACATTTACGCAACTTATTTGAGTGAACCAACTTTAAATCCCCCATTTCTTAGCTTACTCGTTTCCGGCGGACATACAAGCCTGATTTATGTAAAGGATTGTGGAGTTTACGAAACTTTAGGTGAAACTCGTGATGATGCGGCGGGTGAAGCCTTTGATAAAGTCGCGCGGTTGTTAAAGTTGGGTTATCCTGGTGGCCCTGTTATTGACCAACTAGCACAAACGGGTAATCCCCGCGCCTTTACTTTGCCAGAAGGTAAAGTTTCTTTAGCGGGTGGAGGATATCATCGCTATGACAGCAGTTTTAGTGGGTTAAAGACGGCGGTACTGAGGTTAGTGCAGCAATTAGAGAAAGATGAAAAACCAGTACCAGTGACTGATTTAGCCGCTAGTTTTCAGGAAACTGTGGCGCGATCGCTGACCAAAAGAGCGATCGCCTGCGCCCTCGATTATAATCTCAACACCATTGCTATTGGTGGAGGGGTAGCCGCTAACAGCAGCCTCAGAAAAATCTTACAGACAACAGCCGCCGAGCATAACCTGCGTGTCCTCTTCCCACCCCTCAAATACTGTACCGATAACGCCGCCATGATCGCCTGCGCCGCCTCTCATCACCTATCACTAGGTCATACATCACCCTTAACATTAGGAGTTGAGTCTAGATTGCCACTCAACCAAATAATGAAATTGTATTAA
- the prmC gene encoding peptide chain release factor N(5)-glutamine methyltransferase — translation MAEKQLQVVSGLQLWRWRNSAIASAIAYNISPAEVDWLLLEVAGLDRLSLRLESFKERTEIEMALPLEDLERLWQRRLNERLPVQYITGVTPWRKFKIAVSNAVLIPRPETEYLIDLAVAAATNSGAAPFLNSGHWADLGTGSGAIALGLADAFPKATIHAVDYSPEALNIARENARNLGFDHQIKFYQGSWWEPLAALKGQFSGMVSNPPYIPTSTVATLQPEVVKHEPHLALDGGTDGLDCIRDLIEISPCYLRPGGVWLIEMMAGQADTVRTLLQKQGSYCNIQIHADLAGIERFAIASIK, via the coding sequence ATGGCAGAAAAACAGCTACAGGTAGTTTCTGGTTTACAGCTTTGGCGGTGGCGTAATAGTGCGATCGCATCTGCGATCGCCTATAATATTTCACCTGCGGAGGTAGATTGGTTACTTCTGGAAGTAGCTGGGTTAGACCGCTTGTCACTGCGTTTGGAATCTTTTAAAGAGCGGACTGAGATTGAGATGGCGTTACCTTTAGAGGATTTAGAGCGTTTGTGGCAAAGGCGATTAAATGAACGCTTGCCGGTACAGTACATTACTGGAGTTACGCCTTGGCGAAAGTTTAAAATCGCCGTGTCAAATGCGGTGTTGATTCCTAGACCGGAAACTGAGTATTTAATTGATCTAGCTGTGGCTGCTGCTACTAATAGTGGTGCAGCCCCATTTCTCAATTCAGGACACTGGGCTGATTTGGGTACTGGTAGCGGTGCGATCGCCTTGGGTTTAGCAGATGCTTTCCCAAAAGCAACAATTCATGCCGTTGATTACAGCCCAGAAGCTTTGAACATTGCCCGTGAGAATGCTCGTAATTTGGGTTTTGACCACCAGATCAAATTTTACCAAGGTTCCTGGTGGGAGCCGCTAGCAGCCCTGAAAGGTCAGTTCAGTGGTATGGTGTCTAACCCTCCTTATATTCCCACCAGTACCGTGGCTACGCTGCAACCAGAAGTAGTCAAACATGAACCACATTTAGCCCTGGATGGTGGTACTGATGGCTTGGATTGTATTCGCGATTTAATAGAAATTTCTCCTTGTTATTTGCGCCCTGGTGGTGTGTGGCTGATTGAAATGATGGCGGGACAAGCGGATACTGTACGGACTCTTTTACAAAAACAAGGTAGCTATTGTAATATTCAAATTCATGCCGATTTGGCTGGGATTGAACGCTTTGCGATCGCTTCTATCAAATAA